One stretch of Ananas comosus cultivar F153 linkage group 6, ASM154086v1, whole genome shotgun sequence DNA includes these proteins:
- the LOC109711858 gene encoding uncharacterized protein LOC109711858 translates to MASEILHKMGIKPKPVEPEIQFDCNWADVTCPICLDFPHNAVLLRCSSYEKGCRPFMCDTDQSRSNCLERFKSAYGLPGSAKSSAAAIDTSLERIQIVLFNPNSRPTCPLCRGEVIGWAIVDEARLQLNQKRRCCEENNCSYFGDFYELQKHTQIKHPNSHPSEIDPKQRLDWENFQQSSDIIDVLSTIHAEVPHGVVLGDYVIEYGDEEDGDEYEDFNRVRRNWWTACIFSRVCCRASRNRSQSRVRERRGGSERRSSRRSSYDNSNLEEGPARSVDIGDYRFDEIVEEFVGTGSVASRRLASQYRDSFGRYRIHSH, encoded by the exons ATGGCTTCAGAAATTTTGCACAAGATGGGCATTAAGCCCAAGCCTGTGGAACCAGAGATACAGTTCGACTGCAACTGGGCGGATGTTACGTGCCCAATCTGTTTAGATTTCCCTCACAATGCAGTCCTCCTAAGATGCTCCTCCTATGAAAAAGGATGTCGTCCCTTCATGTGCGACACTGACCAATCCCGCTCAAACTGCCTCGAGCGGTTCAAAAGCGCTTATGGGCTTCCAGGTTCTGCGAAATCCTCTGCAGCTGCTATCGACACATCATTGGAAAGGATTCAAATTGTTCTATTTAACCCAAACAGTCGGCCGACCTGCCCATTATGTCGAGGAGAAGTGATAGGATGGGCCATTGTTGATGAGGCACGCCTTCAACTTAACCAAAAAAGGCGATGTTGCGAAGAGAATAATTGTTCTTATTTTGGAGACTTTTATGAGCTCCAAAAACACACCCAAATAAAGCATCCCAACTCGCACCCTTCAGAAATTGACCCCAAGCAGCGGCTTGATTGGGAAAATTTCCAGCAGTCCTCTGATATTATAGACGTATTGAGCACCATACATGCAGAAGTACCCCATGGAGTAGTACTAGGGGACTATGTAATTGAGTATGGCGACGAGGAGGATGGAGATGAGTATGAGGACTTTAATAGGGTACGGAGAAATTGGTGGACTGCTTGTATTTTCTCTAGGGTGTGCTGTAGAGCTTCTAGAAACAGGAGTCAATCGAGAGTGAGGGAGCGAAGAGGGGGCAGCGAAAGGAGAAGCAGCCGTCGATCGAGCTATGATAATTCGAATCTCGAGGAGGGACCTGCAAGATCTGTAGATATAGGGGATTACAGGTTTGATGAAATTGTTGAAGAGTTTGTAGGTACAGGAAGTGTGGCATCCAGGAGACTGGCTAGTCAGTACAG GGACAGCTTCGGACGATACCGAATACATTCTCATTGA